One Endozoicomonas gorgoniicola DNA window includes the following coding sequences:
- a CDS encoding DUF3392 family protein encodes MDGIAQIIITVSQFFRNNLTLIAIALTAVAVVFGGRTLSALCSNWTARMHGVLRIPVRAAFNLALFGAVFSFVPYWLASLLAYFNNYTLAPVLLALFILVGLASDRYTR; translated from the coding sequence ATGGACGGGATTGCACAAATTATTATTACTGTGTCACAGTTTTTCCGTAACAACCTGACTCTGATCGCCATCGCTTTAACGGCAGTGGCCGTAGTGTTTGGTGGCAGGACATTGTCAGCCTTATGCAGTAACTGGACTGCACGGATGCACGGAGTGTTGAGAATACCGGTTCGGGCAGCGTTTAATCTTGCCCTGTTTGGCGCGGTTTTTTCTTTTGTGCCTTACTGGCTGGCGAGCCTGCTGGCGTATTTCAACAACTATACGCTGGCGCCGGTACTGCTGGCCCTGTTCATTCTGGTGGGGCTAGCTTCAGACCGTTACACTCGCTGA
- a CDS encoding YopT-type cysteine protease domain-containing protein, giving the protein MDLYELARQCNGVVGWKFSQSNIKAVRLGGAGICAALSASWINYHAHDDSLANHFRSGGVGQPDILPIHNMMFLQESFNSHRIQLSKAQTQQLTNRQDHQLAATQKWFKMHGMILLTIARGHSAHQDVEYSIITSLAKSYSCYAYVIFGDVFASHSVAIWLGGSNYINGDICFFEPNYGEFWFESKQDFFRFFPAAFYQLRNSDRKCNESWIVMTYALSNRAL; this is encoded by the coding sequence ATGGATTTGTATGAGTTGGCCAGACAATGCAATGGCGTTGTTGGTTGGAAATTCTCCCAAAGTAACATAAAAGCAGTAAGGCTTGGGGGGGCTGGCATATGCGCTGCACTGAGTGCTAGCTGGATAAACTATCACGCTCATGATGATAGTCTGGCTAATCATTTCAGGTCAGGAGGGGTCGGTCAGCCGGATATTCTTCCAATACATAACATGATGTTTTTGCAGGAGAGTTTCAATAGTCACAGGATCCAACTTTCCAAAGCACAGACCCAACAACTGACCAACAGACAGGATCATCAACTGGCTGCCACACAGAAATGGTTCAAAATGCACGGCATGATACTCTTGACGATAGCCCGGGGGCATTCTGCTCACCAGGATGTCGAGTACAGTATTATCACCTCTCTTGCAAAAAGTTATTCCTGCTACGCATACGTTATTTTTGGCGATGTATTTGCCAGCCATTCTGTTGCAATCTGGCTTGGAGGCTCTAACTATATCAATGGAGATATCTGTTTTTTTGAACCGAATTACGGTGAATTCTGGTTCGAAAGCAAACAGGATTTTTTCCGGTTTTTTCCCGCTGCTTTTTATCAGCTCCGAAACTCAGATCGTAAGTGCAATGAAAGTTGGATCGTCATGACTTATGCGTTGTCGAATAGAGCATTGTAG
- a CDS encoding MATE family efflux transporter, producing MSQTIDLQSGSIGKTLFRYAVPSTMAVWIFALYTMVDGMFVGRGVGADALAAVNLSMPYISIMFAISILVTIGSATIVGAKRGEGKHEDASRLFSSTIYALLIFGALVCTLSYIFIEDIAVLLGAQDELVPMVVEYLQTLLLFNTFYLVAYSMEVFVKVDGFPRLELMVICVAAAMNIVLDYILVIRLGMGLRGAAIATGCAQMTQATLLLLHFTGYLGKTGTLKFVRVMPKLRELFRFVKIGGPDCITEMSAGLILLLFNNMILAYLGTSELSAFSVIGYANNLMLLTMIGLTQGMQPIVTFLRGRQDYVRITEAINLTIRTALMICTAAYAGIFFFGHHLAALFLNDAQLISLSHQFMKVFCLAFILMGANIVISGFFTALEQPRLAGTLSLMRGGVLSFILLMALPVVMGSEGIWVVAPVSELATFVVGIILLKQKLNQWKSIAVVGQAAIA from the coding sequence ATGTCTCAAACCATTGACCTGCAATCAGGTAGCATAGGAAAAACTCTCTTTCGATATGCGGTTCCATCCACGATGGCCGTATGGATTTTTGCACTCTACACCATGGTCGATGGCATGTTTGTCGGGCGGGGTGTCGGCGCTGATGCTCTGGCGGCTGTTAATCTGTCGATGCCGTATATCAGCATCATGTTCGCCATCTCCATTCTGGTCACCATTGGCTCGGCCACTATTGTGGGCGCCAAACGCGGCGAAGGTAAACATGAAGACGCCAGTCGTCTGTTCTCCAGCACCATATATGCATTGCTGATCTTTGGCGCCCTGGTTTGTACGCTCAGTTATATTTTCATTGAAGATATCGCTGTTTTGCTGGGCGCTCAGGATGAGCTGGTTCCTATGGTGGTGGAATATCTGCAAACCCTGCTGCTATTCAATACTTTTTACCTTGTCGCCTATTCCATGGAAGTGTTTGTCAAGGTCGACGGTTTCCCCAGACTGGAACTGATGGTGATCTGTGTGGCGGCAGCGATGAACATTGTTCTGGATTATATACTGGTGATCCGGCTGGGTATGGGTCTGCGTGGAGCGGCTATCGCCACAGGCTGCGCCCAGATGACACAGGCGACACTGCTGTTGCTTCACTTCACTGGCTACCTCGGCAAAACGGGGACTCTGAAATTTGTCAGAGTCATGCCGAAACTCAGGGAGCTATTCCGCTTTGTGAAAATTGGCGGGCCAGACTGCATTACCGAAATGTCTGCAGGTTTAATTCTGCTTCTGTTCAACAACATGATTCTGGCTTACCTTGGTACGTCTGAACTCTCGGCGTTCAGTGTAATCGGCTATGCCAACAACCTGATGCTACTGACCATGATTGGCCTGACTCAAGGCATGCAGCCTATCGTCACCTTTCTGCGTGGCAGGCAGGATTATGTTCGCATCACTGAAGCCATCAACCTGACTATTCGAACAGCCCTGATGATATGTACGGCAGCTTACGCAGGTATTTTCTTCTTTGGTCACCATCTGGCAGCGTTGTTCCTGAATGATGCGCAACTGATCAGCCTGTCGCACCAGTTTATGAAAGTCTTCTGTCTGGCGTTTATCCTGATGGGTGCCAACATTGTTATTTCCGGCTTCTTTACAGCATTGGAACAGCCACGCCTTGCCGGAACGCTGTCGTTAATGAGGGGTGGTGTACTGAGCTTTATATTGCTGATGGCTCTGCCTGTAGTGATGGGATCTGAGGGTATCTGGGTCGTTGCCCCCGTCAGTGAATTAGCAACTTTTGTGGTGGGTATTATTCTGCTAAAGCAGAAACTTAACCAATGGAAAAGCATTGCGGTGGTTGGACAAGCCGCTATTGCATAA
- a CDS encoding MerR family transcriptional regulator — MKLYRIGEISQLYGISVDTLRHYEKMEILMPEQVSDSGYRYYSNRQIWQLNIIRTLRQLGIGLLDIRDYMSHRTLDKSQALVEFQLDTIDQKLRELNRLKQELEDRHYYFQESQQVKIGEIQLKTLPVRKVWIEMRDVRTVWEIDRLHKEIELNIEESRLSYFAWGRAGAFISEGDFHKGNHTHYNGSFIIDKLADKEIPAGDYLCMHFQGEYSQQNIDEQYFRIKNYMKKQALEIDGPVVEIYKLDIHETDDEQEYLTEIQIPVIAQEERLFLETKAK, encoded by the coding sequence ATGAAGCTATATCGAATCGGAGAAATCAGTCAGTTATACGGCATCAGTGTCGATACCCTGCGGCATTACGAAAAGATGGAAATTCTGATGCCCGAACAAGTAAGCGACAGTGGTTATCGCTACTACTCCAACCGGCAGATCTGGCAGCTGAATATCATCCGTACCCTGCGGCAGCTGGGCATTGGGTTGTTAGATATTCGCGATTACATGAGCCATCGGACCCTGGATAAAAGTCAGGCTCTGGTGGAATTTCAGCTGGACACCATTGACCAAAAACTGCGGGAACTGAATCGCCTGAAACAGGAGCTGGAAGATCGGCACTATTATTTTCAGGAATCACAACAGGTGAAGATTGGTGAAATACAGCTCAAAACACTTCCTGTGCGAAAAGTCTGGATTGAGATGCGTGACGTTCGGACAGTCTGGGAAATTGATCGTCTGCATAAAGAGATAGAACTGAATATTGAAGAGTCACGACTGAGCTATTTTGCCTGGGGACGTGCCGGAGCTTTTATCAGTGAAGGCGATTTTCACAAGGGCAATCATACCCATTACAACGGCTCTTTTATTATCGACAAACTGGCTGATAAAGAGATTCCGGCAGGAGATTACCTGTGTATGCATTTTCAGGGTGAATACAGCCAGCAGAATATTGATGAACAGTATTTCAGAATAAAAAATTATATGAAAAAACAGGCACTGGAGATCGATGGTCCTGTGGTGGAAATCTACAAGCTCGACATCCACGAAACCGATGATGAACAGGAATATCTGACTGAGATACAAATTCCGGTAATAGCTCAGGAAGAGCGGCTATTTCTGGAAACTAAAGCGAAATAA
- the trmB gene encoding tRNA (guanosine(46)-N7)-methyltransferase TrmB: MSDSINSNESADSVKETGQTIVPRKRREIKSFVLRQGRMTAGQQRAMDECWNKWGLELNDGTLDIAATFGREAPVVFEIGYGMGLSLAAMAGAETDKNFIGVEVHRPGVGSLLNEASTAGLTNVRTYNDDAVEVLKQCIPDASLSRVQIYFPDPWHKKRHNKRRLVQSKFIELLRPKLKVGGVIHLATDWENYAEQMMEVMSGAEGFSNMAGTQAYSPRPDFRPLTKFEKRGHRLGHGVWDLLFERIA; encoded by the coding sequence ATGAGTGATTCGATCAACTCCAACGAGTCTGCGGACTCTGTAAAAGAAACCGGACAGACCATCGTCCCCCGCAAACGCCGGGAAATAAAAAGCTTTGTGCTGCGTCAGGGTCGTATGACCGCCGGTCAGCAACGGGCAATGGATGAATGCTGGAACAAATGGGGTCTGGAGCTGAACGACGGCACTCTGGATATAGCCGCTACCTTTGGCCGGGAAGCACCTGTCGTGTTTGAAATTGGCTATGGCATGGGGTTGTCCCTGGCTGCCATGGCCGGTGCAGAAACCGACAAAAACTTTATCGGTGTTGAAGTGCATCGTCCCGGCGTTGGCAGCCTGCTGAATGAAGCCAGCACCGCCGGACTCACAAACGTTCGCACTTACAACGACGACGCTGTAGAGGTGCTGAAACAATGTATTCCAGACGCCAGCCTGTCCCGGGTACAGATTTATTTCCCAGACCCATGGCATAAAAAACGCCACAACAAGCGTCGTCTGGTTCAGTCAAAATTTATTGAATTGCTGCGTCCGAAACTGAAAGTCGGCGGAGTCATTCACCTGGCGACTGACTGGGAAAATTACGCAGAGCAGATGATGGAAGTCATGAGTGGTGCAGAAGGATTCAGCAACATGGCAGGAACTCAGGCTTATTCGCCAAGGCCGGATTTCCGACCACTGACCAAATTCGAGAAACGAGGTCACCGTCTTGGTCATGGTGTCTGGGATCTGCTGTTTGAGCGGATCGCCTGA
- a CDS encoding DUF423 domain-containing protein: protein MANPYLLSGAISGFIAVSLGAFGAHSLKQQLPERLFNAWVTGTEYQFYHSLALILIALLGLHFTSSKLLRWSANSFLAGIILFSGSLYALALTGIGWLGMITPLGGVAFLLGWLALALFAIFK from the coding sequence ATGGCTAATCCTTATCTTCTGTCCGGTGCGATCAGTGGCTTCATTGCTGTCAGTCTGGGAGCTTTCGGTGCTCACAGCCTGAAACAACAGCTACCCGAGCGGCTGTTTAATGCCTGGGTAACCGGTACTGAATATCAGTTTTATCACAGCCTTGCCCTGATCCTTATTGCCCTGCTTGGTCTTCACTTTACCAGTTCAAAACTACTGCGCTGGAGTGCCAACAGCTTTCTGGCTGGCATTATTCTGTTTTCCGGCAGTCTCTATGCACTGGCCTTAACGGGCATCGGCTGGCTGGGAATGATTACGCCCCTTGGCGGGGTGGCGTTCCTGCTGGGCTGGCTGGCATTGGCACTATTTGCTATTTTCAAATGA
- a CDS encoding heme biosynthesis HemY N-terminal domain-containing protein, whose product MKAFALFLLLLFGCLLLANIMVNDTGYVLIAYENMTFESTLWGLCLMILLLVGVVWLVSGLVRMMFGATSFIYPFTAIAKQRHARKLSIRGFAEFTHGHWKKAEKLLVQAAEAGETPLLTYLAAARAAHEAGHHDACSDYLRRADHKAPGADLAIGITQAQIQLSAGQLEQALATIKRLHKKEPRHAFVLKLLKQVYCRLHDWQSLAALLPKLKRLKVIDDNEYRELELQSFEALFEQASNNSRGAMTDDERAKPLQRIWNDLSFAQRKDPVILYRYASSLVQLGLEEKAAPILREHLPRCYSADLILLYGKIRSNDLKRQLLFTESLLKERPNDPDLLLSAGRLALRNELWGKAREYFEASLRFSKRADTYNELGRLLAHLGEHESSNRYFQDGLLLAADTVIDLPDTGKSLQSFNI is encoded by the coding sequence ATGAAAGCGTTTGCCCTGTTCCTGCTTCTGCTCTTCGGCTGCCTGTTGTTAGCCAACATCATGGTAAACGACACAGGTTATGTGTTGATCGCCTATGAAAACATGACCTTTGAAAGCACACTCTGGGGTCTGTGCCTGATGATACTGTTGCTGGTGGGTGTCGTCTGGCTGGTGTCCGGGCTGGTTCGCATGATGTTTGGTGCCACCAGTTTTATCTACCCCTTCACTGCCATCGCAAAACAGCGGCACGCCCGCAAGCTGAGCATTCGAGGCTTTGCCGAGTTCACCCATGGTCACTGGAAGAAAGCAGAAAAACTGCTGGTTCAGGCGGCAGAAGCCGGTGAAACACCTTTGCTGACCTATCTGGCGGCAGCCCGTGCCGCCCATGAAGCCGGTCATCACGATGCCTGTTCCGACTACCTTCGCAGGGCTGACCACAAAGCACCCGGTGCAGACCTGGCAATTGGTATTACCCAGGCACAGATCCAGCTGTCTGCCGGACAGCTGGAGCAGGCTCTTGCCACCATTAAACGGTTGCACAAAAAAGAACCTCGTCACGCATTTGTGCTTAAACTCCTGAAACAGGTTTATTGTCGTTTACATGACTGGCAGTCACTGGCCGCTCTGCTGCCGAAACTGAAACGATTGAAAGTCATTGATGATAATGAGTACCGGGAGCTGGAACTGCAATCGTTTGAAGCTCTGTTTGAACAAGCCAGCAATAACAGCCGCGGAGCAATGACTGACGATGAACGGGCAAAACCTCTGCAACGAATATGGAACGACCTGAGTTTCGCTCAGCGCAAAGACCCGGTTATTCTGTATCGCTATGCCAGCAGCCTGGTTCAGCTCGGGCTGGAAGAAAAAGCGGCACCGATCCTGCGGGAACATCTGCCCAGATGTTATAGCGCAGACCTGATTCTTCTGTACGGTAAAATTCGCAGCAATGACCTGAAGCGACAGCTTCTGTTCACGGAGTCATTACTGAAAGAGCGTCCAAACGATCCGGATCTGTTATTAAGTGCCGGTCGTCTGGCACTTCGCAACGAACTCTGGGGGAAAGCCCGTGAGTACTTTGAAGCCAGCCTGAGATTCAGCAAACGTGCTGATACTTACAATGAGCTGGGCAGGCTGCTGGCACATCTTGGTGAGCATGAAAGCAGCAACCGTTATTTTCAGGACGGCTTACTGCTGGCAGCAGATACCGTGATTGATTTGCCAGACACTGGTAAATCATTGCAGTCATTCAATATCTGA
- a CDS encoding uroporphyrinogen-III C-methyltransferase — protein MSKQSKDSEQAKSPEVADVKPDTPGKNKKSSKTAATKAARPSRFPLLVALLALLIALTALASTAYIGWRGKTLEDSQPALQSGQEQLQSQIARQQARLTETIHNLSPVDQQIEALQQRNDRLLNRIDVLSRHVRELAGSNQDGWQLAEVEYLLRLANQKLLMTSDVISAKALLQDADTILLELDDYSLFPIREALAEDLAVLRMVPHLDQEGIYLRLSALSSQVAGLPLLQPEGFNKPEPDSQTEAVPAETLLAETENSGWQTVLLGMLKNTWDSFTSLFRFTTDRTSPVTPLLTAEDNLLMRQNLRLLIEQTKLALLAKEQGIYDESLQQAQRWVERYFEMSGDASLGMLEELQSLSSVTVNPNLPNINRALDAIEQFQSSEKPSDSRDSTETAPDNESTPDEAQEADSGVHTS, from the coding sequence GTGAGCAAACAGTCTAAAGACTCCGAACAAGCCAAAAGCCCTGAAGTGGCGGATGTAAAACCGGACACTCCAGGTAAAAACAAAAAAAGCAGTAAAACGGCTGCAACCAAAGCTGCCAGACCTTCCCGGTTCCCACTGCTGGTCGCCCTGCTGGCATTACTGATTGCGCTGACAGCACTGGCATCCACGGCTTACATCGGCTGGCGGGGTAAAACACTGGAAGACAGTCAGCCTGCCCTGCAAAGTGGACAGGAACAGTTGCAGTCCCAGATAGCCCGCCAACAGGCAAGGCTGACGGAAACCATTCATAATCTCTCTCCCGTAGACCAGCAGATAGAAGCCCTGCAACAGCGTAATGACCGTCTGTTGAACCGTATTGATGTCCTTTCCCGTCATGTCCGCGAGCTGGCAGGCAGCAACCAGGATGGCTGGCAGCTGGCAGAAGTGGAATACCTGCTGCGCCTTGCCAACCAGAAGCTGTTAATGACCTCCGACGTTATCAGTGCCAAGGCGTTGTTGCAGGATGCCGACACCATTCTTCTGGAACTGGACGATTACAGCCTGTTCCCGATCCGGGAAGCACTGGCCGAGGACCTTGCAGTATTGCGTATGGTGCCGCACCTGGACCAGGAAGGTATTTACCTTCGCCTCTCCGCCCTGAGCAGTCAGGTTGCTGGATTGCCCCTGTTGCAGCCTGAGGGCTTTAATAAACCGGAGCCTGACAGTCAGACCGAAGCGGTTCCGGCAGAAACTCTCCTGGCGGAAACAGAAAACAGTGGCTGGCAAACCGTTCTGCTCGGCATGCTCAAAAATACCTGGGACAGTTTTACCAGCCTGTTCCGTTTCACAACCGACCGGACCTCCCCTGTCACTCCTCTGCTGACGGCTGAAGACAATCTGTTGATGCGCCAGAACCTGAGGCTCCTTATCGAACAGACAAAGCTGGCACTGCTGGCAAAAGAGCAGGGTATTTATGATGAATCCCTGCAGCAGGCGCAACGCTGGGTAGAACGTTACTTTGAAATGTCAGGCGATGCTTCCCTGGGTATGCTGGAAGAACTGCAATCCCTGTCGTCTGTCACTGTCAATCCAAACCTGCCGAATATTAACCGGGCTCTGGATGCCATCGAGCAGTTCCAGTCTTCAGAGAAACCGTCAGACTCCCGGGACTCAACCGAAACGGCTCCCGATAACGAATCGACGCCTGATGAAGCTCAAGAAGCTGACAGCGGGGTACACACCTCATGA
- a CDS encoding uroporphyrinogen-III synthase, whose product MTDCYFDATLNRIRALVTRPQPEGGKLAERIHQQGGRAFVLPMLSIVALAETQAIRDRVLQLDHYEKVIVISQNAARFGLELIENYWPQRPIHQQWFAIGETTRHTLAQLDVPAVCSRQGNNSESLLALDGFQDITGQRMLLIKGKGGRDFLEKTLRQQGAQVDTLEVYQRLCPDYQPDEVRQQLADHGINVILAGSGETVRNLRQYLPRTLLEHCRLVIPGQRVAGLAESLGFRQVYTATGADHAAMLSVLEKINDETFL is encoded by the coding sequence ATGACTGATTGCTATTTTGACGCAACACTCAACCGAATTCGGGCTCTGGTTACCCGCCCTCAACCAGAGGGTGGCAAGCTGGCTGAACGTATCCACCAGCAAGGCGGCAGAGCTTTTGTCCTGCCCATGCTGAGCATTGTTGCATTAGCTGAGACTCAGGCCATTCGCGACCGGGTACTGCAGCTGGACCATTACGAAAAGGTAATCGTCATCAGCCAGAACGCCGCACGCTTCGGGCTGGAACTGATCGAAAACTACTGGCCACAACGGCCCATTCATCAGCAATGGTTTGCCATTGGCGAAACAACCCGCCACACTCTGGCTCAACTGGATGTACCCGCCGTCTGCTCCCGACAAGGCAACAACAGCGAAAGTCTGCTGGCCCTGGACGGTTTTCAGGACATCACAGGGCAGCGCATGTTACTGATCAAGGGAAAAGGCGGCAGGGACTTTCTGGAAAAGACATTGCGCCAGCAGGGCGCACAGGTGGATACTCTTGAGGTCTATCAACGCCTTTGCCCGGACTATCAGCCCGATGAAGTGCGACAACAGCTGGCAGATCATGGTATTAATGTCATTCTTGCGGGCAGTGGCGAAACCGTCCGGAACCTGCGCCAGTATCTGCCCCGGACCCTGCTTGAACACTGTCGGCTGGTGATTCCGGGTCAACGGGTCGCCGGACTGGCTGAATCACTGGGGTTCAGACAGGTTTATACCGCAACAGGTGCCGACCATGCCGCCATGCTATCGGTTCTCGAGAAGATCAACGATGAAACTTTTTTGTGA
- the hemC gene encoding hydroxymethylbilane synthase, producing the protein MKTVRIATRKSALALWQAEYVKERLEHFHPELSVELVKMTSKGDRILDAPLAKIGGKGLFVKELENALLERRADIAVHSMKDVPMSFPDGLGLSTICPRENPLDAFVSNHYNRLDELPEGAVVGTSSLRRQCQLLKLRPDLTIRFLRGNVNTRLAKLDNGEYDAIILAAAGLIRLDMADRIRNCLTTEQCLPAAGQGAVGIEIRIGDDAIKQLLAPLHDQDTADRVLAERAMNRRLNGGCQVPIACYCELQGDELFIRGLVGQPDGRVLLEAQTRCHRSEGETAGIQVAEKLLQKGADRILGELMHD; encoded by the coding sequence ATGAAAACCGTCCGAATCGCTACCCGAAAAAGCGCTCTGGCTCTGTGGCAGGCAGAATATGTCAAAGAACGTCTGGAGCATTTCCATCCGGAGCTCAGTGTAGAACTGGTGAAAATGACCAGCAAAGGCGACCGTATCCTTGATGCTCCCCTGGCAAAAATTGGCGGCAAGGGGCTGTTTGTCAAAGAGCTGGAAAACGCATTGTTGGAAAGACGTGCAGATATTGCCGTACACTCGATGAAAGACGTTCCCATGTCGTTTCCTGATGGCCTGGGACTATCGACCATCTGTCCACGGGAAAACCCGCTGGATGCGTTTGTTTCCAACCATTACAACCGTCTTGACGAATTACCGGAAGGTGCCGTGGTGGGAACCTCCAGCCTGCGTCGTCAATGCCAGTTACTGAAGCTCCGCCCGGACCTGACCATCCGTTTTCTGCGTGGCAACGTCAACACCCGGCTCGCCAAACTTGATAATGGCGAATATGACGCCATCATTCTGGCTGCCGCCGGTCTCATTCGTCTGGACATGGCCGATCGAATCCGCAACTGCCTGACCACTGAACAGTGTCTGCCTGCGGCTGGGCAGGGCGCTGTTGGCATCGAGATCCGCATTGGCGATGACGCCATCAAACAACTGCTTGCCCCTTTGCACGATCAGGACACTGCTGACCGGGTACTGGCTGAACGCGCCATGAACCGTCGCCTGAACGGAGGCTGTCAGGTGCCGATTGCCTGCTATTGCGAATTGCAGGGCGATGAACTGTTTATCCGGGGACTGGTCGGTCAACCCGATGGTCGTGTACTTCTGGAAGCTCAGACCCGTTGTCACCGCAGTGAAGGCGAGACGGCAGGTATTCAGGTTGCGGAAAAACTGCTACAAAAAGGTGCCGACAGAATCCTCGGTGAATTAATGCATGACTGA
- a CDS encoding LytR/AlgR family response regulator transcription factor yields MKILITDDEPLARDRVRHLLNRLEGFQPLEKDASNGYEAIELAREYQPDIVLMDIRMPVMDGLEAAGLLTEMEQPPAIIFCTAYDNHAIEAFNVQAVGYLLKPVKAEDLQQSLNRASNVNRAQLNQLQGSLQGSSMRSHISAKTLKGIELVPLDSVYYFMADSKYVTVYHENGETLIDDPLKDLELELSATFVRIHRNALVRKSLIERMLRDENGHYSLQLTHVDKPLSVSRRHVPLMKKIMQTL; encoded by the coding sequence ATGAAAATACTGATTACCGATGATGAACCTCTGGCCCGAGACCGGGTTCGCCATCTGCTCAACCGTCTGGAAGGGTTTCAGCCGCTGGAAAAAGACGCCAGCAACGGCTACGAAGCCATAGAACTCGCCCGGGAATATCAGCCCGATATTGTGCTGATGGATATTCGCATGCCGGTAATGGACGGGCTCGAAGCAGCAGGCCTTCTGACCGAAATGGAACAGCCGCCTGCCATTATTTTCTGCACCGCTTATGACAACCACGCCATCGAAGCCTTTAACGTACAGGCTGTAGGCTACCTGCTCAAGCCCGTGAAGGCAGAAGACCTGCAACAGTCTCTCAATCGTGCCAGCAACGTTAACCGGGCTCAGCTGAACCAGCTGCAGGGTTCGCTGCAGGGCAGCAGCATGCGCAGCCACATTTCAGCCAAAACCCTGAAAGGTATCGAACTGGTACCACTGGATTCCGTCTATTACTTTATGGCCGACAGTAAATACGTGACCGTTTACCATGAGAATGGCGAAACATTGATTGACGATCCGCTGAAAGATCTGGAACTGGAGCTCAGCGCCACTTTTGTGCGGATTCACCGCAACGCTCTGGTGCGCAAAAGCCTGATCGAGCGGATGCTGAGGGATGAAAACGGGCATTACAGCCTTCAGCTGACCCATGTCGACAAACCACTCTCTGTCAGTCGACGCCATGTTCCCCTGATGAAAAAAATCATGCAGACCCTATAG
- a CDS encoding sensor histidine kinase encodes MPDSTLNNKNRDNLFIPDLCHTSAVFMLVLVAELFVLTQVLAFPGSNLPDSKGFDWNRLATTSLFVQWIVLCSATVLCQLRRLLFNLPMAVVVSVVLVTVVAITLVVTLLAQWFLWRDAFLLTYPDWTQLLRHGFIALIMTAMLLRYFYIQHEASRQEIANANARFQALQARIRPHFLFNSMNSIASLIHINQDKAEEAVEDLSDLFRSSLQEAGNLIPLSREIELCKGYLRIEKHRLGDRLDSEWRFHNLPETLPATLSIPPLTLQPVVENAVYHGIQPRQQGGTVSVDIALDNDKVTIRVQNPVPENSEQAVEQGNRLALENIRSRLQLLYGNHASVDTHLTLNNGAEIYETIISYPENKLSTA; translated from the coding sequence ATGCCAGACTCCACTCTCAATAATAAAAACAGAGACAACCTGTTTATTCCCGACCTGTGTCACACCTCGGCGGTTTTTATGCTGGTGCTAGTTGCCGAACTGTTTGTTTTAACCCAGGTACTGGCTTTTCCCGGCAGCAATCTTCCTGACAGCAAGGGCTTTGACTGGAACCGGCTGGCCACCACCTCACTGTTTGTGCAGTGGATTGTGCTGTGCAGTGCGACGGTACTCTGCCAGCTTCGACGGTTACTGTTCAACTTGCCAATGGCTGTGGTTGTCTCTGTGGTTCTGGTGACCGTTGTTGCCATAACCCTTGTCGTGACCTTACTGGCACAGTGGTTCCTGTGGAGAGATGCTTTTCTGCTGACTTATCCTGACTGGACCCAGCTGTTACGCCACGGCTTTATCGCTCTCATCATGACCGCGATGCTGCTGCGCTATTTTTATATTCAGCATGAAGCCTCCCGGCAGGAAATTGCCAACGCCAACGCACGCTTTCAGGCGTTGCAGGCACGTATACGCCCGCACTTTCTGTTTAACAGCATGAATAGCATTGCCAGCCTGATTCATATCAATCAGGACAAAGCAGAAGAAGCGGTGGAGGACCTGTCGGATCTGTTTCGCTCCAGTCTTCAGGAAGCCGGAAACCTGATTCCCCTGAGCCGGGAAATCGAACTGTGCAAAGGTTATCTGAGAATAGAAAAGCACCGGCTCGGCGACCGTCTCGACAGCGAATGGCGTTTTCACAATTTACCTGAAACCCTGCCAGCCACCCTGTCAATTCCCCCCCTGACATTGCAGCCTGTTGTCGAGAACGCGGTTTACCACGGCATCCAGCCAAGACAGCAGGGCGGCACGGTGAGTGTAGATATTGCGCTTGATAACGATAAAGTAACTATCAGGGTACAGAACCCGGTGCCGGAAAACAGCGAGCAGGCGGTAGAACAGGGTAATCGGCTGGCACTGGAAAACATCAGGTCACGGTTGCAGCTGCTCTATGGCAACCATGCCAGCGTTGACACACATCTGACCCTGAACAACGGAGCAGAGATTTACGAAACCATTATCAGCTACCCGGAAAATAAGTTATCCACAGCATGA